A window of Spirochaetota bacterium genomic DNA:
CAAACCAAGCGCGCCATGGAAAACATTGGTGCAATCCTTAAAGAAGCAGGTGGCGGCTTTGAAAATGTGGTAAAGACCACCATTCTCCTTGCGGATATAAGCGATTTTCCAAAAGTAAACGAAATATACTCACAATATTTTTCAAATGATTTCCCCGCACGAGCAACCTTTGCCGTAGCTGCACTTCCTAAGGAAGCGCTCATAGAAATAGAAGCTATTGCCTATTTTGGGAAATAGATACACCTGCATGTTTGATTAATTTTGCTTTTTGAAATTCCTTTTTTATGTGGTGAGATAATTTGGGTGATACGAAGCAATCCTGTGACTCACTCCCTGTCATTGCGAACGAAGTGAAGCAATACTGTCCTTTAAAAAAGAAAAAAAGATTGCTTCGGTACCCGTGACAGTTTTTCGCAATTACGGGAAAAAGTGATCGTAAT
This region includes:
- a CDS encoding RidA family protein codes for the protein MKKIISTPNAPQAIGPYSQAVRAGDFLFISGQLGLVPQTGALEEGIEAQTKRAMENIGAILKEAGGGFENVVKTTILLADISDFPKVNEIYSQYFSNDFPARATFAVAALPKEALIEIEAIAYFGK